A stretch of the Aegilops tauschii subsp. strangulata cultivar AL8/78 chromosome 4, Aet v6.0, whole genome shotgun sequence genome encodes the following:
- the LOC109751909 gene encoding uncharacterized protein isoform X1, whose amino-acid sequence MIALRTPVSLLHLAATAGQRKRCTGGHRRRRHLSGAPESLWRRGPRPPRSPAPAAAAARSEPSTSSLPPPLENAAFEEYYKEQRIVHEEEWDAFMSVLRKPLPATFRVNASCRFLKDICSRLENDFRRSLENEVSDECGEYALSPLPWYPGNLAWHLNLSRKQLRKNPALESFHEFLKHESEVGNVTRQEAVSMVPPLFLNVQAGHHILDMCAAPGSKTFQLLEMIHQSKEPGLLPTALVIANDLKVQRCDVLIHNTKRMCTANLIVTNHEAQSFPSCSLAKDDSEAYKDHCKPQRLEFDRVLCDVPCSGDGTLRKSHDLWRKWSSSMGNEFHLLQVNIAMRGIALLKVGGRMVYSTCSMNPVENEAVVAELLRRSGSSVELLDVSTELRELVRRPGLGTWKVNDRGSWFQTHEDVPDSRKNVILPSMFPSSTSIHESHKVYNSFDVNSEYNVPFSRNFNIEDTNNVNCDTGGISSSNSAQSLDSKFPLHRCMRIVPHDQDGGAFFIAVIHKLSLLNENQVIKVRKTENLLSKNRTVKLQEQCQHRIVSEVLDDNKLLDEQTKLSVANQTSKDDNLTEVKMASDVEYSQTESGDRSRRMDKLDYQHKWKGIDPVLFFKDEAVIKNIVSFFGIEESFSLEGHLVTRSTDNARRIYYVSKAVQDILELNIQVGEQIKIASLGVKMFERHRSKDGCSCAYRLSYEGLSLLFPYMRKRILHASPVDFQHLLQYRTINFARFADARFGEEAASMMPGCCVVVLREGYQIADSIASDPSPIAIVCWRGRATMNVLVSPADRKELLEYRFGIKAFKVEDEKSNKNIDALAEESL is encoded by the exons ATGATAGCCCTACGGACACCCGTCTCGCTCCTTCacctcgccgccaccgccggccagAGGAAGCGATGCACCGGAGGCCACAGGAGGCGCCGCCACTTGAGCGGGGCACCCGAGAGCCTCTGGAGGCGCGGCCCCCGCCCTCCCCGCTCTCCCGCGCcagccgccgccgcggcccgcagCGAGCCCAGCACCTCGTCGCTGCCACCGCCCCTTGAGAACGCTGCCTTCGAGGAGTACTACAAG GAGCAGCGAATCGTTCACGAAGAGGAGTGGGACGCCTTCATGAGTGTGCTCCGGAAACCATTGCCGGCCACTTTTAGGGTCAATGCTAG CTGCCGGTTTTTGAAAGACATTTGCTCCAGATTAGAAAATGACTTCAGGAGATCTTTGGAGAATGAG GTTAGTGATGAATGTGGAGAATATGCTCTCAGTCCCTTGCCTTGGTATCCAGGCAATCTTGCATGGCATTTGAACTTATCTCGGAAGCAACTGAGGAAAAATCCTGCACTTGAGAG TTTTCATGAGTTTCTGAAGCATGAGAGTGAGGTTGGTAACGTAACCAGGCAAGAGGCTGTTAGTATG GTGCCACCACTATTTCTGAATGTACAAGCTGGCCACCATATTCTTGACA TGTGTGCTGCTCCAGGATCTAAAACGTTCCAGCTACTTGAGATGATTCATCAATCAAAAGAGCCAGGGCTACTTCCAACAGCACTG GTCATAGCTAATGATTTAAAAGTACAAAGATGCGACGTCCTCATCCATAATACAAAGAGAATGTGCACTGCCAACCTGATAGTGACAAACCATGAAGCGCAAAGCTTTCCCAGTTGTTCTCTTGCGAAGGATGACTCAGAAGCTTACAAAGATCACTGCAAACCACAAAGGTTAGAATTCGACCGTGTACTATGTGATGTCCCCTGTAGTGGTGATGGAACACTCCGGAAGTCTCATGACCTTTGGAGAAAGTG GAGCTCAAGCATGGGGAACGAATTTCATCTTCTCCAAGTAAACATTGCTATGCGTG GTATTGCCTTACTTAAAGTGGGTGGTAGGATGGTTTACTCAACTTGCTCAATGAATCCTGTCGAAAATGAAGCTGTTGTAGCTGAG CTTCTCCGGAGAAGTGGAAGCTCTGTTGAACTACTTGATGTTTCTACTGAGCTACGAGAATTGGTCCGCCGCCCTGGACTTGGCACTTGGAAG GTGAACGATAGAGGATCTTGGTTTCAGACTCATGAAGATGTTCCTGACAGTAGGAAGAATGTAATATTGCCTAGCATGTTTCCTTCAAGTACAAGCATCCACGAAAGCCATAAAGTGTATAACAGCTTTGACGTTAATTCAGAGTACAATGTGCCCTTCTCAAGAAATTTCAACATTGAAGATACAAACAATGTTAATTGTGATACAGGTGGCATTTCAAGTAGTAATTCTGCTCAAAGCTTGGATTCAAAATTTCCTCTGCATCGTTGCATGAGAATTGTTCCCCATGACCAAGATGGTGGGGCATTTTTCATTGCAGTTATTCATAAACTGTCCCTGTTGAATG AAAACCAGGTGATCAAGGTGAGAAAAACTGAGAACCTGCTCTCGAAAAACAGGACAGTGAAACTTCAGGAGCAATGTCAGCATAGAATTGTTTCTGAAGTTCTTGATGATAACAAATTGCTTGATGAACAGACAAAATTAAGCGTGGCCAACCAAACTTCAAAGGATGACAACTTAACTGAAGTTAAGATGGCATCTGATGTAGAATATAGTCAGACAGAATCAGGCGATAGAAGTCGCAGAATGGATAAGCTGGATTACCAACACAAGTGGAAAGGAATTGATCCTGTCCTATTTTTCAAAGATGAGGCTGTGATAAAAAATATAGTATCTTTCTTTGGTATCGAGGAATCGTTTTCACTCGAAGGTCATCTGGTGACAAGAAGTACTGATAATGCAAGGAGAATATACTACGTATCGAAAGCAGTACAAGACATTTTAGAACTGAATATACAAGTTGGTGAGCAGATTAAAATTGCTTCTCTTGGCGTAAAGATGTTT GAAAGGCATAGATCAAAGGATGGCTGTTCATGTGCATATAGGCTATCTTATGAGGGGCTGTCATTGCTCTTCCCTTATATGAGGAAGCGGATACTACATGCATCTCCAGTTGACTTCCAGCATCTTTTACAATACCGAACCATTAACTTTGCTCGTTTTGCCGACGCTAGATTCGGGGAGGAGGCTGCATCTATGATGCCTGGTTGCTGCGTTGTAGTGCTGCGTGAAG GGTATCAAATCGCCGATTCCATAGCCAGTGATCCCTCCCCAATCGCCATTGTTTGCTGGAGAGGAAGGGCGACTATGAATGTTTTGGTTTCTCCGGCCGATCGGAAGGAACTGCTAGAATATCGCTTTGGGATCAAAGCATTCAAAGTTGAAGATGAGAAATCTAACAAAAACATCGATGCATTAGCTGAGGAGAGCCTATGA
- the LOC109751907 gene encoding lecithin-cholesterol acyltransferase-like 1, which translates to MKGNPLRMVVLLAAAVVTTMLSLSSCCASSPGGGGGGQLLHPVILIPGSGGNQLEARLTDDYRPSSLTCRVWPLVRGRGGWFRMWFEPSVVVAPLTRCFAERMMLYYDRDADDYRNAPGVHTRVYDFGSTSTLRYLDPTLKVLTGYMDVLASTLEKAGYEEGRDLFGAPYDFRYGLAAPGHPSQVGSAYLERLKLLVESACAANDGRPAILMAHSLGGLYALQFLARAPPAWRAAHVKRLVTLSAPWGGSVQEMLTFASGNTLGVPFVDPSLIRDEQRSSESNLWLLPTPKVFGNTTLVFSQRHNRTYSAKNVTQFLNDIGFADGVEPYRTRTRPLGEVLPEPGVPVTCLVGTGVDTVESLVFGDEGFDAGPVKVVYGDGDGTVNLASLMGPIKAWSDSPAQVLEVVELPKVSHMGILKDKSALDQILRILDSINLNATSTTTYQF; encoded by the exons ATGAAGGGAAATCCGCTACGTATGGTCGTGCTGTTGGCTGCGGCCGTGGTCACTACCATGCTGTCGCTGAGCTCGTGCTGCGCGTCGTCTccgggcgggggcggcggcgggcagcTGCTGCACCCGGTGATACTCATCCCGGGCTCCGGCGGCAACCAGCTGGAGGCGCGTCTGACGGACGACTACAGGCCGTCCAGCCTGACCTGCCGTGTGTGGCCGCTGGTGCGCGGCCGCGGCGGCTGGTTCCGCATGTGGTTCGAGCCGTCCGTGGTCGTCGCGCCCCTCACCCGCTGCTTCGCCGAGCGGATGATGCTCTACTACGACCGCGACGCCGACGACTACCGCAACGCGCCCGGCGTCCACACCAGGGTTTACGACTTCGGCTCCACCTCCACCCTCCGCTACCTCGACCCAACCCTCAA GGTCCTCACGGGGTACATGGACGTCCTGGCGAGCACGCTGGAGAAGGCCGGGTACGAGGAGGGCCGCGACCTCTTCGGCGCGCCCTACGACTTCCGCTACGGGCTAGCCGCGCCGGGGCACCCGTCGCAAGTGGGCAGCGCCTACCTGGAGCGCCTCAAGCTGCTGGTCGAGTCCGCGTGCGCGGCCAACGACGGCAGGCCGGCGATCCTCATGGCGCACAGCCTCGGCGGGCTGTACGCGCTGCAGTTCCTAGCGCGCGCCCCGCCCGCCTGGCGCGCGGCACACGTGAAGCGGCTCGTGACGCTGTCCGCGCCGTGGGGCGGCTCCGTGCAGGAGATGCTCACCTTCGCCTCCGGCAACACCCTCGGCGTGCCCTTCGTCGACCCCTCCCTCATCCGCGACGAGCAGCGCAGCTCTGAGAGCAACCTCTGGCTGCTGCCCACGCCCAAGGTGTTCGGCAACACCACGCTCGTCTTCTCCCAGCGCCACAACCGGACCTACTCCGCCAAGAACGTCACGCAGTTCCTCAACGACATCGGGTTCGCCGACGGGGTGGAGCCGTACCGGACGCGCACACGGCCGCTCGGCGAGGTCCTGCCGGAGCCGGGCGTGCCGGTGACGTGCCTGGTGGGCACCGGCGTCGACACGGTGGAGAGCCTCGTGTTCGGGGACGAGGGGTTCGACGCGGGGCCCGTCAAGGTGGTGTACGGTGATGGCGACGGCACGGTGAACCTCGCCAGCCTCATGGGACCGATCAAGGCCTGGTCCGACTCGCCGGCGCAAGTCCTCGAGGTGGTGGAGCTGCCCAAGGTGTCGCACATGGGCATCCTCAAGGACAAGAGCGCCCTCGACCAGATCCTCAGGATTCTTGATTCCATCAACCTAAACGCCACCAGCACCACGACCTATCAGTTTTAG
- the LOC109751909 gene encoding uncharacterized protein isoform X2, protein MTSGDLWRMSDECGEYALSPLPWYPGNLAWHLNLSRKQLRKNPALESFHEFLKHESEVGNVTRQEAVSMVPPLFLNVQAGHHILDMCAAPGSKTFQLLEMIHQSKEPGLLPTALVIANDLKVQRCDVLIHNTKRMCTANLIVTNHEAQSFPSCSLAKDDSEAYKDHCKPQRLEFDRVLCDVPCSGDGTLRKSHDLWRKWSSSMGNEFHLLQVNIAMRGIALLKVGGRMVYSTCSMNPVENEAVVAELLRRSGSSVELLDVSTELRELVRRPGLGTWKVNDRGSWFQTHEDVPDSRKNVILPSMFPSSTSIHESHKVYNSFDVNSEYNVPFSRNFNIEDTNNVNCDTGGISSSNSAQSLDSKFPLHRCMRIVPHDQDGGAFFIAVIHKLSLLNENQVIKVRKTENLLSKNRTVKLQEQCQHRIVSEVLDDNKLLDEQTKLSVANQTSKDDNLTEVKMASDVEYSQTESGDRSRRMDKLDYQHKWKGIDPVLFFKDEAVIKNIVSFFGIEESFSLEGHLVTRSTDNARRIYYVSKAVQDILELNIQVGEQIKIASLGVKMFERHRSKDGCSCAYRLSYEGLSLLFPYMRKRILHASPVDFQHLLQYRTINFARFADARFGEEAASMMPGCCVVVLREGYQIADSIASDPSPIAIVCWRGRATMNVLVSPADRKELLEYRFGIKAFKVEDEKSNKNIDALAEESL, encoded by the exons ATGACTTCAGGAGATCTTTGGAGAATGAG TGATGAATGTGGAGAATATGCTCTCAGTCCCTTGCCTTGGTATCCAGGCAATCTTGCATGGCATTTGAACTTATCTCGGAAGCAACTGAGGAAAAATCCTGCACTTGAGAG TTTTCATGAGTTTCTGAAGCATGAGAGTGAGGTTGGTAACGTAACCAGGCAAGAGGCTGTTAGTATG GTGCCACCACTATTTCTGAATGTACAAGCTGGCCACCATATTCTTGACA TGTGTGCTGCTCCAGGATCTAAAACGTTCCAGCTACTTGAGATGATTCATCAATCAAAAGAGCCAGGGCTACTTCCAACAGCACTG GTCATAGCTAATGATTTAAAAGTACAAAGATGCGACGTCCTCATCCATAATACAAAGAGAATGTGCACTGCCAACCTGATAGTGACAAACCATGAAGCGCAAAGCTTTCCCAGTTGTTCTCTTGCGAAGGATGACTCAGAAGCTTACAAAGATCACTGCAAACCACAAAGGTTAGAATTCGACCGTGTACTATGTGATGTCCCCTGTAGTGGTGATGGAACACTCCGGAAGTCTCATGACCTTTGGAGAAAGTG GAGCTCAAGCATGGGGAACGAATTTCATCTTCTCCAAGTAAACATTGCTATGCGTG GTATTGCCTTACTTAAAGTGGGTGGTAGGATGGTTTACTCAACTTGCTCAATGAATCCTGTCGAAAATGAAGCTGTTGTAGCTGAG CTTCTCCGGAGAAGTGGAAGCTCTGTTGAACTACTTGATGTTTCTACTGAGCTACGAGAATTGGTCCGCCGCCCTGGACTTGGCACTTGGAAG GTGAACGATAGAGGATCTTGGTTTCAGACTCATGAAGATGTTCCTGACAGTAGGAAGAATGTAATATTGCCTAGCATGTTTCCTTCAAGTACAAGCATCCACGAAAGCCATAAAGTGTATAACAGCTTTGACGTTAATTCAGAGTACAATGTGCCCTTCTCAAGAAATTTCAACATTGAAGATACAAACAATGTTAATTGTGATACAGGTGGCATTTCAAGTAGTAATTCTGCTCAAAGCTTGGATTCAAAATTTCCTCTGCATCGTTGCATGAGAATTGTTCCCCATGACCAAGATGGTGGGGCATTTTTCATTGCAGTTATTCATAAACTGTCCCTGTTGAATG AAAACCAGGTGATCAAGGTGAGAAAAACTGAGAACCTGCTCTCGAAAAACAGGACAGTGAAACTTCAGGAGCAATGTCAGCATAGAATTGTTTCTGAAGTTCTTGATGATAACAAATTGCTTGATGAACAGACAAAATTAAGCGTGGCCAACCAAACTTCAAAGGATGACAACTTAACTGAAGTTAAGATGGCATCTGATGTAGAATATAGTCAGACAGAATCAGGCGATAGAAGTCGCAGAATGGATAAGCTGGATTACCAACACAAGTGGAAAGGAATTGATCCTGTCCTATTTTTCAAAGATGAGGCTGTGATAAAAAATATAGTATCTTTCTTTGGTATCGAGGAATCGTTTTCACTCGAAGGTCATCTGGTGACAAGAAGTACTGATAATGCAAGGAGAATATACTACGTATCGAAAGCAGTACAAGACATTTTAGAACTGAATATACAAGTTGGTGAGCAGATTAAAATTGCTTCTCTTGGCGTAAAGATGTTT GAAAGGCATAGATCAAAGGATGGCTGTTCATGTGCATATAGGCTATCTTATGAGGGGCTGTCATTGCTCTTCCCTTATATGAGGAAGCGGATACTACATGCATCTCCAGTTGACTTCCAGCATCTTTTACAATACCGAACCATTAACTTTGCTCGTTTTGCCGACGCTAGATTCGGGGAGGAGGCTGCATCTATGATGCCTGGTTGCTGCGTTGTAGTGCTGCGTGAAG GGTATCAAATCGCCGATTCCATAGCCAGTGATCCCTCCCCAATCGCCATTGTTTGCTGGAGAGGAAGGGCGACTATGAATGTTTTGGTTTCTCCGGCCGATCGGAAGGAACTGCTAGAATATCGCTTTGGGATCAAAGCATTCAAAGTTGAAGATGAGAAATCTAACAAAAACATCGATGCATTAGCTGAGGAGAGCCTATGA